Proteins encoded together in one Triticum dicoccoides isolate Atlit2015 ecotype Zavitan chromosome 7B, WEW_v2.0, whole genome shotgun sequence window:
- the LOC119336434 gene encoding putative clathrin assembly protein At2g01600 isoform X1 — protein sequence MGSGTWRKAYGALKDSTKVGLANFNIEYKDLDITIVKTTNHVECPPKERHFRRIVFANSANRPRADVAYSICALARMSKTKSWIVGSLFVYLGSSSLSVYLCRLIILDSIIYTRYNTGNFTPSRLLNPEAINL from the exons ATGGGGTCCGGCACCTGGCGCAAGGCCTACGGCGCCCTCAAGGACTCCACCAAGGTTGGCCTCGCCAACTTCAACATCGAGTACAAG GATTTGGATATCACCATCGTGAAGACGACGAACCACGTGGAGTGCCCGCCCAAGGAGCGGCACTTCAGGA GGATAGTGTTTGCGAACTCGGCAAATCGCCCGCGGGCCGATGTCGCCTACTCCATATGTGCATTGGCCAGGATGTCCAAGACCAAGAGTTGGATAGTGGGTTCCTTGTTTGTGTATCTTGGTAGTAGTTCCTTGTCTGTTTATCTATGCCGATTGATAATCCTTGATTCAATCATCTACACAAGGTACAACACAGGTAATTTCACCCCATCTCGCTTATTGAATCCTGAAGCAATTAACTTATAG
- the LOC119336430 gene encoding uncharacterized protein LOC119336430 yields the protein MEQVDIWAPILADPLPSQQAEIKVHSTYVDYGTMDFQALLEGPHDLDRWLKGAFIPTYIKEANLTHQNECKFYSPTSDHGMTIQTPMAEKEEAPATTTLNGGGGEDEEMREGGGAMYPSPCHRRSRRLAATATPSEEGTCDLLDYIPKSGWRHGSRVRSARERGTWSINIEPCSRDLRSASEGQKHGSRRNNDHWTSEEVKELVDGVSVYGVGPWTKLKNERFQISIRTAVHLKDKWRNLVKAFTGNVKRRITPRLDKNCIEKIKRLAADYPRK from the exons ATGGAACAAGTTGACATTTGGGCGCCCATCTTGGCCGATCCTCTTCCAAGCCAACAG GCGGAGATTAAAGTTCACtcaacatatgtggattacggcACCATGGACTTTCAAGCACTCTTGGAAGGACCCCATGATTTGGACAGATGGCTGAAAG GTGCATTCATTCCTACTTATATAAAGGAGGCGAATTTAACTCATCAG AATGAATGCAAATTTTATTCACCAActagtgatcatggcatgacaataCAAACACCTATGGCTGAGAAAGAGGAGGCCCCTGCCACCACGACTCTCAATGGCGGaggaggagaagacgaggagatgagagagggaggAGGGGCCATGTACCCATCGCCTTGTCACCGGAGAAGCAGAAGGCTTGCGGCCACCGCCACACCATCGGAGGAGGGGACCTGCGATCTACTAG atTACATACCAAAAAGTGGTTGGAGGCATGGAAGTCGTGTGAGAAGTGCACGCGAGAGAGGAACATGGTCGATAAACATTGAACCATGCTCCCGGGACTTGCGTTCTGCAAGTGAAGGCCAAAAACATGGGAGCAGAAGAAACAATGACCATTGGACATCTGAAGAGGTGAAAGAACTAGTGGATGGCGTATCTGTATATGGGGTTGGACCATGGACTAAGTTGAAGAATGAAAGATTTCAAATATCAATTCGAACAGCTGTGCATCTTAAG GATAAGTGGAGAAACCTAGTGAAAGCCTTCACG GGAAATGTGAAAAGAAGGATCACGCCTCGTCTAGATAAGAATTGCATCGAAAAGATCAAGAGGCTAGCAGCTGATTACCCTCGAAAATGA
- the LOC119336426 gene encoding uncharacterized methyltransferase At2g41040, chloroplastic-like has product MDGAGATPEPTTTTAPLLLFPSLPNTISFLPFPSIPRRVSRLQAAAYHCNCSASPMELAVRAAGASCSSSPSLHPPRAPCCLGRSPGLPLPARRVAVAAAGAIALDPFQEIKTELNDASKTEVFACPVCYEPLIRKGPPGMNLPAIYRSGFKCSKCNKSFTSKDVFLDLTVTSGMKEYSELKPARTELFRSPLVSFLYERGWRQNFNRSGFPGRDEEFQMAQDYFQSVAGGILIDVSCGSGLFSRKFASSGAYSSVIALDFSENMLRQCYDYIKQEETPMNTNLALVRADISRLPFPSSSIDAIHAGAAIHCWPSPSNAIAEISRVLKPGGVFVATTFLSTPTNSGLFSIDALKPLRQIVGPVNSSYNFFTEGELEDLCRSCGLVNYSSKVQRSFIMFSGQKP; this is encoded by the exons ATGGACGGGGCTGGCGCCACGCCTGagcccaccaccaccaccgcaccCCTGCTCCTCTTCCCGAGCTTGCCAAACACCATTTCTTTCCTCCCCTTCCCTTCCATTCCCCGGCGCGTCTCCAGGCTCCAGGCTGCGGCATACCACTGCAATTGCTCTGCGTCGCCCATGGAGCTCGCGGTGAGAGCTGCGGGGGCTTCCTGCTCCTCCTCCCCGTCGCTCCATCCCCCTCGCGCCCCCTGTTGCCTTGGCCGCAGCCCGGGCCTGCCGCTGCCGGCTCGCCGGGTGGCCGTCGCCGCCGCGGGGGCCATCGCCCTCGACCCG TTTCAGGAGATCAAAACCGAGCTGAATGACGCTTCGAAAACCGAGGTGTTCGCATGCCCTGTTTGCTATGAGCCGCTGATAAGGAAAGGGCCGCCAGGCATGAACCT GCCAGCGATTTATAGGTCCGGATTCAAGTGTTCGAAGTGCAACAAGTCATTCACCAGCAAAGATGTCTTCTTGGATCTCACTGTCACCTCAGGAATGAAAGAATACAGTGAACTCAAGCCCGCTAGAACCGAACTGTTCAGGAGCCCGCTCGTCTCCTTTCTTTACGAGAGGGGGTGGCGTCAGAACTTCAATCGGAGTGGCTTCCCTGGCCGCGACGAAGAG TTCCAAATGGCTCAAGACTATTTCCAATCAGTCGCTGGTGGTATACTCATTGATGTCAGCTGCGGCAGTGGCTTGTTTTCAAGGAAGTTTGCAAGCTCTGGGGCATACTCATCTGTGATTGCTTTGGACTTTTCTGAGAATATGCTCCGCCAATGCTATGACTACATCAAACAAGAAGAAACCCCTATGAACAC GAACCTTGCACTTGTAAGGGCTGATATTTCGAGGCTCCCTTTTCCTTCAAGTTCAATTGATGCCATTCATGCTGGAGCCGCTATCCACTGTTGGCCATCCCCTTCAAATGCG ATAGCTGAAATCAGCCGTGTGCTGAAGCCCGGTGGTGTATTTGTAGCGACAACTTTCTTATCCACCCCCACGAACAGCGGCCTGTTCTCTATCGATGCACTAAAGCCACTGAGACAG ATTGTTGGGCCAGTGAACAGCAGCTACAACTTCTTCACCGAAGGAGAGCTGGAAGACCTGTGCAGATCCTGTGGCCTGGTCAACTACAGCAGCAAGGTGCAGAGGTCATTCATCATGTTCTCCGGGCAAAAGCCATAG